The nucleotide window GGACGAGGCGGAGCTGCGCGAGCTGGCCACGGAGGCGGCCGCCGGCCTCATCTCCGAGGACCCCGCCTACTCCAAGCTGGCCGCCCGGCTGTTGGCCGTCAGCGTCCGCGCCGAGGCCGCCTCGCAGGGCGTCACGACGTTCACGCAGTCCATCGTCGTGGGGCACCGTGAGGGCCTCGTCGCCGACCGCACGGCGGAGTTCGTACGCGTCCACGCCGAGCGCCTCGACGCGCTCGTCGACCCGGCCGGCGACGACCGCTTCGGCTACTTCGGCCTGCGCACGCTGCACAGCCGCTATCTGCTCCGGCACCCGATCACCCGCAAGGTCGTCGAGACGCCCCAGCACTTCATGCTGCGGGTGGCGAGCGGCCTCGCCGAGGACGACACCGCTCGTTCCGTCGACGAAGTCGCCGCGCTCTACGGGCTCATGAGCCGCCTCGACTACCTCCCCTCCTCCCCGACGCTCTTCAACTCGGGTACGCGACACCCCCAGATGTCGTCCTGCTACCTCCTCGACTCCCCACTGGACGAGCTGGACTCCATCTACGACCGCTACCACCAGGTGGCCCGTCTCTCGAAGCACGCGGGCGGCATCGGGCTGTCGTACTCCCGGATCCGCTCGCGCGGTTCGCTGATCCGGGGTACCAACGGGCACTCCAACGGCATCGTGCCGTTCCTGAAGACGCTGGACGCCTCGGTCGCCGCGGTGAACCAGGGCGGGCGGCGCAAGGGCGCGGCCGCGGTCTACCTGGAGACCTGGCACTCCGACATCGAGGAGTTCCTGGAGCTGCGCGACAACACGGGTGAGGACGCCCGGCGTACGCACAACCTGAACCTGGCGCACTGGATCCCGGACGAGTTCATGCGCCGGGTGAACGCCGACGAGCAGTGGTCGCTGTTCTCCCCGGCCGACGTTCCCGAGTTGGTCGACCTGTGGGGCGAGGAGTTCGACACCGCGTACCTCAAGGCGGAGGCGAACGGCCTGGCGAAGAAGACCATCCCGGCCCGCGACCTGTACGGCCGCATGATGCGCACGCTCGCGCAGACCGGCAACGGCTGGATGACCTTCAAGGACGCGGCCAACCGCACGGCCAACCAGACGGCCGAGTCGGGCCATGTCGTCCACTCCTCCAACCTCTGCACGGAGATCCTGGAGGTCACTGACGACGGGGAGACGGCGGTCTGCAACCTGGGTTCGGTGAACCTGGGCGCGTTCGTCGACCGGGCGACCGGTGACATGGACTGGGAGCGGCTGGACGAGACGGTCCGCACCGCCGTCACCTTCCTCGACCGCGTCGTCGACATCAACTTCTACCCGACCGAGCAGGCGGGCCGCTCCAACGCCAAGTGGCGTCCGGTCGGCCTCGGCGCGATGGGCCTCCAGGACGTCTTCTTCAAGCTGCGCCTGCCCTTCGACTCCCCCGAGGCGAAGGCCCTGTCCACGCGGATCGCCGAGCGCATCATGCTCGCCGCGTACGAGGCCTCCGCCGACCTCGCCGAGCGCAACGGCCCGCTGCCGGCCTGGGAGAAGACCCGTACGGCCCGTGGTGTGCTGCACCCCGACCACTACGGCGTCGAGTTCACCTGGCCGGAGCGCTGGGCGGCCCTGCGCGAGCGCATCGCGACGACGGGCATGCGCAACTCGCTGCTCCTCGCCATCGCGCCGACGGCGACCATCGCCTCGATCGCCGGTGTGTACGAGTGCATCGAGCCGCAGGTGTCCAACCTGTTCAAGCGCGAGACGCTGTCCGGCGAGTTCCTCCAGGTCAACTCATACCTGGTGAACGACCTGAAGGAGCTCGGCGTCTGGGACGCCCGCACCCGTGAGGCGCTGCGTGACGCCAACGGCTCGGTGCAGGACTTCGCGTGGATCCCGGCCGACGTACGGGCGCTGTACCGCACGGCGTGGGAGATCCCGCAGCGCGGCCTGATCGACATGGCCGCCGCCCGCACGCCGTACCTGGACCAGTCGCAGTCGCTGAACCTGTTCCTGGAGACGCCGACCATCGGCAAGCTCTCGTCGATGTACGCGTACGCCTGGAAGTCGGGGCTGAAGACGACGTACTACCTGCGCTCGCGCCCGGCGACCCGCATCGCCCGCGCCGCCCAGGCACAGGCCCAGCAGCCTGAAAACACCATCCCCGTCCAGCAGGCGACCTCCGAAGAGGCGATCGCCTGCTCCCTGGAAAACCCCGAGTCCTGCGAGGCCTGCCAGTAATGACCAGCGAAGCCAAGAACCTGCTCGACCCGGGCTTCGAGCTGACTCTCCGCCCCATGCGCTACCCCGACTTCTACGAGCGCTACCGGGACGCGATCAAGAACACCTGGACCGTGGAGGAGGTCGACCTCCACTCGGACGTCGCCGACCTGGCGAAGCTCACGCCGGCCGAGCAGCACCTGATCGGCCGCCTGGTCGCGTTCTTCGCGACGGGCGACTCGATCGTGGCGAACAACCTCGTGCTGACGCTGTACAAGCACATCAACTCCCCCGAGGCTCGCCTGTATCTCTCAAGGCAGCTCTTCGAGGAGGCCGTCCACGTCCAGTTCTACCTGACCCTCCTGGACACCTACCTCCCCGACCCGGAGGACCGGACGGCGGCCTTCGCGGCGGTGGAGAACATTCCCTCCATCCGCGAGAAGGCCGAGTTCTGCTTCAAGTGGATCAACGAGGTCGAGAAGCTGGAGCGCCTGGAGTCCAAGGCCGACCGCCGCCGCTTCCTCCTCAACCTCATCTGCTTCGCCGCGTGCATCGAGGGCCTGTTCTTCTACGGCGCCTTCGCGTACGTCTACTGGTTCCGCAGCCGGGGCCTGCTGCACGGCCTCGCGACCGGCACCAACTGGGTGTTCCGCGACGAGACGATGCACATGAGCTTCGCCTTCGAGGTGGTCGACACCGTCCGCAAGGAGGAGCCGGAGCTCTTCGACGACCAGCTTCAGCAGCAGGTCACGGACATGCTGAAGGAGGCTGTCGAGGCCGAGCTGCAGTTCGGCCGCGACCTGTGCGGTGACGGCCTCCCGGGCATGAACACCGAGTCGATGCGGCAGTACCTGGAGTGTGTCGCCGACCAGCGCCTCACGCGCCTCGGCTTCGCGCCGGTGTACGGCTCCGAGAACCCCTTCTCCTTCATGGAGCTGCAGGGCGTCCAGGAGCTGACGAACTTCTTCGAGCGCCGTCCGTCGGCGTACCAGGTCGCGGTGGAGGGCACCGTCGACCTGGACGAGGACTTCTAGGCCGCCGAGGTCACTTGAGCGTGACCGCGTCCCCGGCCGACGCGACCCTCGCGGTCGTGGTCGTGCCGGGGAAGTACCAGCGCCAACTGCCCGCCGCCGTGGCGGTCACCTTGGTGCCGAGCTTCCCGGCGCTGCCCGTCTTCACCGTCTTGACCGTGGTGTAGCGGGTGGCGCCGTTCTTCTTGAACTGCAGCTGGACCGACTGCCCGGTGAACCCTTTGTACTTCAGGGTCTCCCAGTCGGCCCGCGACAGCTTGCCGGTCACGGCGACCTTCGCACCCTTGGCGACCTTCTCCGGCTTGATGACCGTGGTGAGGGTCGAGGCACGCTTGACCTTGTACCGGGCGATGTCGTCGGAGATCCAGTAGTCGCCGTCGTTCGCCTTGACGGTGGCGTTGACCTGCCAGACGCCGGCGACGCGGTTGGAGTCGATGTCGTCGCTGTCGGGGATCGAGCCGGGGTCCACCCTCATCGTTCCCGTGCACACCGAAGTCGTCGCACTCTTCTTGACGCAGAACGAGTCGCCGTACCAGGTCGTGAAGCCGTAGCCGTTGGCCCTGTTGAACGTGCTGAGATCGGTGATCTTCTTGGCGCCCGAGTTGTCCTTGATGGTGACGGCGATCGGGAAACTGATCGTCCTCGACGTCCCGATGATGATGTTCCTGCCGGCGTTGACGACCGCGTCGGTGACCCGGACGTCGCCCTTCCCCTCGGCGTGAGCGCCCGTCGCCGCCAGCAGCACCAGGGCCGCCGCCCCGCCCGCGACGGCCAGGGTCCGGCCGTGCGCGGGGCGCGTTCTGTGTCTCATGTTCCTCCCCTTGTGGTCGGGGAGAGGCTACACAGGACGCCGGACGGCGTCGTACGGATACGCGATCAGCGCCGCAAGATGCGCGATCAGGCCGCGCGGGCGATGCGGTGCGAGCAGGACGCCTCACGGGCGGCGGTGCGCACGCCCTGCGCGGTGTCAGGCCTCTCGACGGCCGCGTTACGCTCCTGGGCCTCCCTGATCTGCCGGTCGATGCGCCGGTCGCGGGCCACGCCGATCAGAGCGGGCAGGGCGACCAGGAGGAGCATGCCGAGGACGGTCAGAGTTCCGATGAGGGCTTCTGCCTGTGTCGTGTTCATGGACACCACTGTCCCGCCGAACACTCCTGACCGTGAGTGGCAGGACTGCCGCACACCCTCGAATTCCTGCCAAGACTGCGGCACACTGGCAGCATGTTGCAGAACGTGGCCGTGGTCCTCCTGGACGGTGTGCATCCCTTCGAACTCGGCGTCGTCTGCGAGGTCTTCGGCCTGGACCGCAGCGATGAGGGACTGCCGGTGTACGACTTCGCGGTCACCTCGGCGGAGGGGCCGACGCTGAGCACGCACGCCGGGTTCACGATCTCCACGCCGTACGGCCTGGACCGGCTTGAGGA belongs to Streptomyces graminofaciens and includes:
- a CDS encoding ribonucleoside-diphosphate reductase subunit alpha, coding for MTIAPADPASVAPASAAPVTETDGPGTALLRTLTELTADLPDADPGRVAAAALRGRSARADEAELRELATEAAAGLISEDPAYSKLAARLLAVSVRAEAASQGVTTFTQSIVVGHREGLVADRTAEFVRVHAERLDALVDPAGDDRFGYFGLRTLHSRYLLRHPITRKVVETPQHFMLRVASGLAEDDTARSVDEVAALYGLMSRLDYLPSSPTLFNSGTRHPQMSSCYLLDSPLDELDSIYDRYHQVARLSKHAGGIGLSYSRIRSRGSLIRGTNGHSNGIVPFLKTLDASVAAVNQGGRRKGAAAVYLETWHSDIEEFLELRDNTGEDARRTHNLNLAHWIPDEFMRRVNADEQWSLFSPADVPELVDLWGEEFDTAYLKAEANGLAKKTIPARDLYGRMMRTLAQTGNGWMTFKDAANRTANQTAESGHVVHSSNLCTEILEVTDDGETAVCNLGSVNLGAFVDRATGDMDWERLDETVRTAVTFLDRVVDINFYPTEQAGRSNAKWRPVGLGAMGLQDVFFKLRLPFDSPEAKALSTRIAERIMLAAYEASADLAERNGPLPAWEKTRTARGVLHPDHYGVEFTWPERWAALRERIATTGMRNSLLLAIAPTATIASIAGVYECIEPQVSNLFKRETLSGEFLQVNSYLVNDLKELGVWDARTREALRDANGSVQDFAWIPADVRALYRTAWEIPQRGLIDMAAARTPYLDQSQSLNLFLETPTIGKLSSMYAYAWKSGLKTTYYLRSRPATRIARAAQAQAQQPENTIPVQQATSEEAIACSLENPESCEACQ
- a CDS encoding ribonucleotide-diphosphate reductase subunit beta, which encodes MTSEAKNLLDPGFELTLRPMRYPDFYERYRDAIKNTWTVEEVDLHSDVADLAKLTPAEQHLIGRLVAFFATGDSIVANNLVLTLYKHINSPEARLYLSRQLFEEAVHVQFYLTLLDTYLPDPEDRTAAFAAVENIPSIREKAEFCFKWINEVEKLERLESKADRRRFLLNLICFAACIEGLFFYGAFAYVYWFRSRGLLHGLATGTNWVFRDETMHMSFAFEVVDTVRKEEPELFDDQLQQQVTDMLKEAVEAELQFGRDLCGDGLPGMNTESMRQYLECVADQRLTRLGFAPVYGSENPFSFMELQGVQELTNFFERRPSAYQVAVEGTVDLDEDF